ttatcatgaaaatatattatgaatcaatgataaaatttaaaacagtttcttggaaatatagtaaaatcattaaaattcaagAAAACAAAGAACaatgtaactttaaaaatgtatattattttgtaggtaaTATAAGATTTATCGATGTAAATTGCGtttcatcttttttttttttttttgaaattgaaaattgtggacctaggtactatattttagATGTATGTTAATTGcaggttaaatatttttaaaaatcaatattttcttttaatttttcaatgttgaGGGAATGgctcaataattgtataaatatttatttatttatttacgggCTAGGAGCCCAAAAGAATTGTAAAACGCAATgcaaatacaatatagttaaTCAGTGGCGGCTCGTGTGTATGTGCACAAGTGCACGTGCACTACCTACCTAAACtcaagaaaaattgaaaacaaatcataataatacaactaagTACCTGTAAtgtaataagaattattttcaaaatataaaaatataaattcagagtattatgaaaataataatattataatattatgtatttatgtttaatatttggatTGGGTTATTTCGACTGCTAAATGGCTGTCCGCGACGGAACGGTATcggcgtgtattattatagtagtgcAGTTGTGCACACAATCATTGTGCACATTTGTACAGTGTAAAAATTGAAGCAAGTCGATACACGCAGCCCGCGTTGTAATGGAGTTGGTGTGCACATTTGTTTGTGTGCACAtaaccaattaaattattttcagcgaATTATTTTCGACGTCGCCGCGTCGCTGAGCGTCGGCATCggcattattatgttattatagtttatttttactctcattaatttattatattatttcgattatcAGCTGATAATATTAGCTAGTCGATCATTATCggaaattcaaaacattattaatcgtGACCATCGTGTTTCTGTTTATTATCGACGACCGACattaacgtatattaatatattattactcgtgtatttgttttcaatttttaaaatgaactcAGTACAGCAATTAATACTGCAatgtaatttttcatcaatCTCGTTGGAGAAAAagatggaaataaaaaataaaggtagGCCTACtccagatttaaatattaaacaaattactaaatgTAAAACGAGAGATTATgtaagacaatttaaaaatgatatatataaaactaatgacTGGATTTGTGGTTGTTCAGAAACAAATCGTTTGTATTGTTTTCCCTGTCTACTTTTTGGTCAAAAATCTAATGATGCCGCTTGGGTAAAGAATGgaataaacgatttaattcatttaacttctaaaatcaaaacacACGAAAAATCAATGACACACATAAAttctcaattaaatttaaaactattagggAAACAAGACATAAGACAACAACTTTCTAGTGCATATCGGTTGAATATCAAacaatacaatgaaaaaataagtcataatcgttatatattgaataaaatcataaattgtattaaattttgtggAGCATTTGAGCTTGCACTCCGAGGTCACgatgaaaaatcaaattcagaGAATCCCGGCGTATTTCGAGGTCTTATAAACTTTAGTTCAGAGTTAGATTCGGTACTAAAATGTCATATTGAGAACTCTTCGGTATTTAAAGGTTTATCCAAATCAATCCAAAATGATTTACTAGAATGTTGTTTAGCTGTATGTCaacaaagaattaaaaatgaaataaaacaagcAGAATATATTTCTGTAATGGCTGACGAAACAACTGACGTATCTGCTCAGTTTcaattgtcaataatatttagatatttactaTCGGATGGAACACCAGTAGAAAGATTTTGGGGATTTTTCAATCCTACTGGACACGATGCGAAATCGTTGtctgaatgtataatatttaatttggaaaaaGTCCTAGAGTCACCAGATATGTTAATTTGTCAGAGTTACGACGGCGCAAACGTGATGAGTGGACGTCTCAAtggtgtacaaaaaataataaacaatagctATAAAAATGCACATTTCATACATTGTTATGCTCATcagcttaatttaattttaattcaagcaACTTCACAAAATCGTgagataagaatttttttttcaaacctaactgatataaccaattttttttccaacagTCCGCAGCGGGTTAcggttttagataaaattgttaaacacAGAGTTCCTCGATCATCTAATACTAGATGGAATTTTAAAAGTCGAATAGTAAATACTGTGTATGAGAATCTTGAGTCGTTAATTGAATGTATGAAAGAAATTGAATCAACATTCAATCAAACCATAGCAATTAATCAAGCTGGAGCTTTGCATCGGATGTTAATTGacgatagatttatattttggttaaGAGTGTTTCATTCTTTAATGCCtcatgttgatattttatataatcaactACAAAAACCAACTATGGATCCTGTAGAACTTTCAAAGGCAATTTTTCGGTtcgaagaaaatatattaaaagaaagaCAGAATATTGATAACATCTTTGAAACTTCTCAAAATCATCCAACGAAAAAACGAAAACATGATGATACTATTGAAACAAGAAAAATCGCTGCAAAAGAAGTAtgtgacatttttattgtcaacGTTAAAGAAcggtttgattataaaaaccacTTAAATGCTTCGCACCTATTTTTATCTACCAAATTTCTTATGTACGAAAATAACTTCCCAGGTgaccattttaataaaacaattgaagCATATCCTTTTTTGGATGTTACTAAACTTAAAACTGAACTACAACTGTTCTACAAAAGAACCGATTTCCGTGATATCAATTCATTagttcatttattgaaatttataattgaaaataatttaatacatatattttctgaaagctacaaacttttaaaaataatttcaactatTCCAATGACTACAGCTGAAGCCGAAAGGTCGTTTTCTACATTGAAacgtattaaaacatttttgagaaattCAATGACAGAAGATCGACTTACAGCACTAGCTATGTTATCGATCGAAAAACGGATGATCAACAACATTCCAAACTTCAACGAAGAAGTAATAAACAGATTTGCAGAAAAAAAAGAGAGGAGAATcgatttaacatataaatatgtacctgaaatataataatttgtatctaCTTTGTCATAGttttttacttgaaaatgtattattactattattattattatgtatttactattattataggtacttgacacttgtaaaaataggtataagcaaaagaaaaagtaatttgtaaataactaaaatttgtaaacaatattatttaatacaatttataatatatatatatatatatatattatattggttatattttttttggatgTGCACTACTTCATTAAAAACCCACGAGCCGCCACTGtagttaatagtaaaataaaaaaatggacaatataacataatcataaatatagcaaacaataaaaataaacaaaataccgattaaatattagtgtggttaaaaatatgttgttatgTTGTtcatgacaaaaatatttaataaagtaacatggtaataatgtgtatcaatataatgatttattataataattctcgCACAGTgtctaaatgtataattttcatttgcaATTCTTTCATTTATTCTtggatataatttatgtataactcTTTTTCAAACCattgaaaaaattttcaaaaatttatcccataaatcattttacatgtttttaaaaatgtcccgGTGCTTAATTTGCTTTTGTTTTAGGGCTGCAATTTTCACAGCATATACAACTGTAACCTTTTTTTAGGGACGctgcaatttatattttattccaatgtaataaaatatttaatatatatatatatatatatatctacgtaTATATCATACGATAAGTATAGAGGTACTTGGCCCATGAACAGCACTAATAGAgtacttattgtaaatacgattattataactatagtagGTCAATTACTGATTTACAATCTATGCTGTTGAAATATTGTtgacaatttgaaaattgcaTTAAGTACCCATTATTCCCATTATTCCTGTATAAATAACTTCAATACAACTCGACTCAACGCTTATATTTAAAGCATAAAATGaatcatcaaataaaaatatggtgaTTCGTGGTTCTATATAAGTAAGAACAGagtataattctatattaattattatacctacattatttttttatattaattatcaataatataaagtttttatctaaataattatttaatacaagtaatacaactacataatattgttccaATACTTTCAATACCAAATAAACTTACATTACTTTGAGTTTAATTCGTATAcatcttctttttttatatttgtaaatactaaaacaaCTTCAGCTTTTTgcgcattttttataaataaaatattaagtactattgaatgaaattaaacataatatgtatgcgtATACCGAAtgcataattaatgttatttagcaattatcagttataatagttatattataataagtaacaataatccacgcatattgtataaaatgatatttataatgttaatgtgATGTGTACGCTTCTAGGTATTGGTTTcagacatttaattaataagttgaTAAATGACATAACAATCGTAAATATGCGTAATGATTTTTGACATTATTcgattgaataaaaatcaaaaaaaaaatcgaacagCATAAAAATAACCAACACGCCGATATTGGACACATTCGTGAGTCATGTGCTCGTGCAACGAAGCCTGCACGAGGGTTACCGTCACGTTGCAGCCCACACATCAGTGCATTTTGTCACGATAACGTAAGAATCATATCCGATCGGACACGGTGTCTGTGGCCACTCGCGGACACCGTTATATTGCCTTTTCTTTGTGTGTTTCTTTTAAACGTAAACGAGTGCAACGAGTACCCGCGGACGAGCGGACGCCTGCGACGTGTGATTTCAATCGAACCAAGtccacatatatataatatacatgctgTTGCCTAACTACTCGTGTCTTAACACTCGACCGCTAccataatactatagtaatattttattattacttagaaTTCAACGGGTCACAATATCACGTGCAggtggtataaaatatgacgtttaatatattatttatgggaaaaagtaaaataatacttataattcagTGGTTAAAGTGGAGGGGGACGGAGTCCCCTTCTTATTTACGGTAAGATTCCGCGTCCCCTTTAATTTAAGTCTCCAAAGTCCGAGGGGACGCTTAACAagaaatgtattgtaaatttaggTTGCgtgttaatttcaataatttattaactaaacggcttacgcacacacacacatcaatAATCACCaaatttaaacgtattttatttcgCGCGAATAATTCCCACCTTTCTGAAGATGAAGACGCGTGCGATAAgcgattattaaataataattatagtttaatagtgTCATAGAACTAGACGTGCTCTATGGTAGTGTGTAATCCACATTCACGCTGTGTCTAATTATAGATACCCGGTCGCTTGTGTAGATATCCTGATAAACATGTAACGGGCTGTAGTGCTGTACAGaaaggttaaataatatttatatagcttaagataatatgtgatataacaattataatttaaacaaattattaaactgaaaGAATACGAATAgtgatattcattataaattatttttatttgtttttttaatgaaatgtttaaaactaaaatataaatacattttttttaacatttcaggTAATGTATAgcaatttattctttatttagcaggcattatatgtttaaaataatttttttatagataaatattattttacatattattaacataaactttttatgaacAAAGGTatgtgaaagaaaaaaaatatggaagtTTATACCTAATGTGTTTCTTAAAATAGTTTGGTTAGATAAAAACTTTGGAAGAAGAACTCGGGAACACTCCTCAATTTTTGGTGACATAAATCCCCCCTCAACATTTTTCCACTGAGTCTCATACTGGTATTTCTATATCGAATATCGggatatttaacataaaaataaaacgtttattctatttataacaatgttttgTCAATActcatcaaataaaatacatagtacACAAATTATGGAAGTAGGTGTTAGCGAATagcaacaaataacaattgattacatattgtaaattctaatttttacctcaaaatatactgtaatatactgtatgctataatgttatcataaaacataCCGTAGTCCCCtattcagtaaaatatatacaatgaacAGTCTGCGTAGTGAATAGACAATATTTACCATTTTCAGTAGGTAgtgagtaattattatacaaaattaataaaataagaattaaaaactatcattGAGTATAGCAAAAATTGATCTTcaataaccaaaaataatttacaatacaagaatcccaatatctatattttacttaGTCTCGCTTACAATTTtcctattatatagtaaataatgaattatgtgTACGCAGTATAACGTTCAGGGCCGGCGAAAGCTATGGGCGACCTGGGCGATTGCACAGGGCGCCAACATGGAAAGGGCGCcaaactgaaaattatttttatttaatttatcttttaatacgcattaacaatatatacaatttgaaatattctaatGTCGTTTTAATTAAAGATGCAATTGTCTCGTATTTTCGGGGGTGGACTGGCCTGGCGGGACACCGGGACAAATCCCGGTGGCCCGTtacaataatagattaaaataaatggcctgataatattttataaactaaaaatatatagtatacgaaaaaacataaaaatataatatatataacgcataaatagatattaccTTATCAGCTCGTgtgattttaagtattatactaattgataatattataaaattattatgaagtgATCTATATACTGTTGAAATTCATAATCAAATGATGGATAAAATAGTTGAAAGtatgaaattcaagatttGTGAACAATAGTCCATTATACATGGATTTATCGCTTCTATGCCCAGTCAACttcaatagttttaaacaaGGTTTATCAAAAACACCCTTGAAAGCtctctttaaaaatgtaatccgATTTACAGTCATTGGAAGaattccataaaaaattaagagaAGAATTAGtaagttttgataataattggaataacttaaaaaaaccaGTTGAATACGAatagaattttgaaaattttgattcAGAAGATGAAtaccaaaaaattaaagaaactgccggattaaatataacatgtaaaGCATGCAAAAATTATGCTTGTTCCAGTTTAaagttattagtaaaataaaatttgtatagtaatgcgtatacaaatttatctttggcttataattatcttttaacaCTACCGGTAACACAAATAACGTGTGAAAGGTCATTTTCAACActaaaattcgtaaaaaatcGATTACGAAATACTCTAACTAATGAGAATTTAGAAGCGTTTATGTTGATGTCCGTGGAAATATATCtacataaaatgttgaaaatatttttcaaataataaaggttttttatcattattatttttttttttacatacttatGACCAAATCGTTGGTTCTCTATTAATTTTTGGCTTGGCAAAAAAAATTCCCGGCCTAAAATATTAACCCAGTCCACTCCtgcatatttgtataatgtaagaatataataGTGCATCGATACCGTtggttttaatgtaaaaataatgccTACACATCACCGCATTTGtgtgtgtaaataaaatatataaatgtgttgtaataattattttcatattatatttatccatttataaataaattcatacacTTAACTAGACGATTACGTCTAGATTCGTTACGTAATGCGGTAATTTTATacgctaataaaataatatgtttaaccttataacaatattgtatgataaGGTTTAGCTAATAgagtttaaagttattatataaactacatactaattttatttaacttactaaaaaacttatttttactactacTCAAACTGGTGGGGGGGGGTTAAGGGCGCCAATACTTTTTACGCCGGCCCTGataacgttatatatatatacgtttgtgTAACGTTACAGTAGTacgttaatgttttaataatagttaataccatctgcaataaccaataatatatattaatattatcatagtctATAGTTGGTAGTAGTATTAGCGATAACAATTTTCCAAAAGTGTACAAAAATACACCCACCCCATATTTTTGGGAGTGGAATGCACCTTTTGTAATTACGTCCAAGCCacctctgtataatattatatgtatagttatgtCATCCAATGTATATCTACTATATAACTATTGGCCGGaatgaacaaaatacaaaataaaaaaccttaatctttatctttttatcttgagtttaaaattgtatttaaaaacaaatttgttgACAGAACAAACACTATGTGTGCAcagcaatatatttaaaataagcctAATAATATTGAGGCTTGCATTTATTATGATGGCGTCCTCGggcataataaaaactattgtttaGAACAAAgcgcaaataaaaatgaattaaatgaaGAACTATCCACttcaaaaattgaatgaaTGCTGCAGTAgctaaaatatcttaaaaattatactatgtatagaaaatgctaatataaaaatttggtaaCAATGTCAACTATCTAaggtttatcatttttaatttgtttttgattttgcgTAAAGATTTCCATGTTTCcctaatttttcttaattattaagaaaattaatagaaatgtttaacattttaccTTGCAAAATTACCAACTAGATTGTCTAGATATACTCTTCtaccagaaaaaaattttaatttaaaattaaagaatttaattttttgaaatgttataaCTGATACAAAAAATCCACTTGCTATTGCTCCACTCCGAATCTAAAAGTGTGTTAATTTTCTACAACATATGAATTACTTAGTTACTATACTCACATCATTATttgatatacttaatattaattcatctattattgcaattattaaaacaaaaaaatcgcATTACAGGTAataaggtaaataatataaccatttaTCATCGTATTTAGAATGCGATAGATTCCGCAAgccaaatatgtattattgtaaacaaaataaataagtaacatTGACCCTAAATTGCCTATCTATCGCGCCGCCTTGTTTATTACTCTACTATTACAAAACTTACTTCGTAAGATGTACCttctaaagtataattattatttcgagtGTGCCGAGTAACttctaagttttttaattaacttgaaATTActcatgtatatattgtaactattttttttttttttttttttttggcaccAAGCACTACCTACCCATACATTTTTGTCAGTAAACGATCGGTATTTGAGGATACATGATCATAATGATTcacataattactaattattatggcTTTTACATACTTTTACCGCCTACTAATAAACCTCAgtacaaatacaaaacaactcattggtaataattattatatgttttaaatgttatagtaTATCAATTACTTAAGCCAATTAATAATGTGTTTGTCATTatatggttaaaatattaaattccaataaccgctacaaaacaaataaaaacatcatgATTTTATGATCAAACTCTTGATACATTTGGACTGTTCTGCAAACGAAGACTTTAGTGGtaggtattgattttattcacAACTCAAATGTTGGAATTCACGCAAAATACAAAGTGCTCTTATTAGATGTATGTaggctttataatttttgtgtatttgtgGGTAAATTA
This genomic stretch from Rhopalosiphum maidis isolate BTI-1 chromosome 3, ASM367621v3, whole genome shotgun sequence harbors:
- the LOC113558013 gene encoding uncharacterized protein LOC113558013, producing the protein MEIKNKGRPTPDLNIKQITKSFELALRGHDEKSNSENPGVFRGLINFSSELDSVLKCHIENSSVFKGLSKSIQNDLLECCLAVCQQRIKNEIKQAEYISVMADETTDVSAQFQLSIIFRYLLSDGTPVERFWGFFNPTGHDAKSLSECIIFNLEKVLESPDIPQRVTVLDKIVKHRVPRSSNTRWNFKSRIVNTVYENLESLIECMKEIESTFNQTIAINQAGALHRMLIDDRFIFWLRVFHSLMPHVDILYNQLQKPTMDPVELSKAIFRFEENILKERQNIDNIFETSQNHPTKKRKHDDTIETRKIAAKEVCDIFIVNVKERFDYKNHLNASHLFLSTKFLMYENNFPGDHFNKTIEAYPFLDVTKLKTELQLFYKRTDFPEAERSFSTLKRIKTFLRNSMTEDRLTALAMLSIEKRMINNIPNFNEEVINRFAEKKERRIDLTYKYVPEI